The genomic interval ATATTCACTCCATTCTCCTTTCTCCCATTTCCTCCCGACTTCTTTTAAAAAAGGGATAACGATGGATGTTAAAAACATATCCAATCCAACGCGATGGTAGGCTTGTTGTAATATAAGATTTAGTTCTAATTCATTACAATGGTTCCCTTTTTCGAGCAGTTGAAAGACATAGTTGTTCAACCCTTTATGATGTTGGATAGTTTCCTGTTTAAGAAAGATATCATCTTTCGACCCACTTTTCTCTTTTGCCAGGGCAACAGCTTGTTTAATAGGACATCCTTGCTCTGATAGTGCTTTAACTTCTAAAATGATGTTTACATCTTGTTTGCTATATATTCTATATCCATTTTCTAATCTCTTCGGTTGAACAAGTTCATATCTCTCTTCCCATTTGCGGATCACTTGCTTAGATAGTCCTGTAAGATCCGCGACTTGTTGTATATAGTACATCCCGCTGATATCAGGTTCACTCATGTTTCTCATCCTTTCAACAAGTTACTCGAATCCTAAGATCTTATTATCTAATTTAAGGTATAACGAATATTTCCTCAATGTACAATGTTAATGATATAACATTATACAATACTTTGACATTGGAATTAAATGTGGATGTGAGGTTTTTTATTAGGGAAAGAGGTAATATGAACTTTTAAGTTAATGGGTTTTAGATACATCCCTTTCTAAAATTCATAAAAAAATTAACACTTTGTATAAGGTTTGTGAATAAACTATATACAAACATTTTACAACGTTGTATTATTTTTGTTAAAAGGATGTGAAGGAATGTTTTTAGCCTGGAATGAAATCAAGAAGAATAAATTGAGATTTGCTTTAATTATGAGTGTGTTAATGCTTATTTCTTACTTGGTTTTCTTTTTATCTGGTTTGGCAACGGGGCTTGCTAACCTGAATAGAGAATCAGTAGACAAATGGGACACAACGGGTATTGTTCTAACGGAAGAATCTGATAAAAGTTTGCTTCAATCATCGTTGACTCTCGATGATGCAGAGAGTGTCGAAGCTGAAGAAATGGCAGTAATCAGTCAGATTAATGCGATTGCTAGCAACGGTGATACAAAGAAAAATATAGCGATTTTTGGTATCCGTGAAGATGAATTTATTATGCCTAATGTGACGGAAGGTAAAGCTTTTTCAAAAAGTAATGAAGTGATTGCTAGTGATGCATTAAAAGAAGAAGGTTTTCAAATAGGAGATGAATTAGATTTATCTTCCACGGAGGAAACGGTTACAATTGTTGGTTTTACAGATGAAGGACGATTTAATGCAGCTCCTGTTCTCTATGGTGAATTATCGACCTTTCATAAAGTAAAATATGGCGAAGCGGCAGAGATGAATAAAGATCAAATAAATGGGATTGTTGTACGCACAGATGATGTATCTACTCTCACGAAAGATGATGAATTAGAGGCAATTGAAATTGAGACGTTTATCGAAAATTTGCCGGGTTATACGGAACAAAATTTAACGTTAAACTTTATGATTTACTTTTTATGTATTATTTCCGCCGTTATTGTCGCTATTTTCTTGTACGTGTTAACGGTTCAAAAGATTAGTATGTTTGGTGTCATGAAAGCACAAGGGATTTCTAATG from Peribacillus asahii carries:
- a CDS encoding MerR family transcriptional regulator — its product is MSEPDISGMYYIQQVADLTGLSKQVIRKWEERYELVQPKRLENGYRIYSKQDVNIILEVKALSEQGCPIKQAVALAKEKSGSKDDIFLKQETIQHHKGLNNYVFQLLEKGNHCNELELNLILQQAYHRVGLDMFLTSIVIPFLKEVGRKWEKGEWSEYQEAISSLAVRDFLVQIRRSYQCKDDAPLIIGACLPYEQHEVPLHILLLQFMVRGWKTILIGASPAPGSIESLVSKLKPAKVLLSATTTLPFKQNPSLLQTLDRFAAENRKIDFYLGGNGSIEYTAADDITLRAIHLTNSIEEIMNDNDLS
- a CDS encoding ABC transporter permease, producing the protein MFLAWNEIKKNKLRFALIMSVLMLISYLVFFLSGLATGLANLNRESVDKWDTTGIVLTEESDKSLLQSSLTLDDAESVEAEEMAVISQINAIASNGDTKKNIAIFGIREDEFIMPNVTEGKAFSKSNEVIASDALKEEGFQIGDELDLSSTEETVTIVGFTDEGRFNAAPVLYGELSTFHKVKYGEAAEMNKDQINGIVVRTDDVSTLTKDDELEAIEIETFIENLPGYTEQNLTLNFMIYFLCIISAVIVAIFLYVLTVQKISMFGVMKAQGISNGYLSRSVVAQTFILAAIGVCVGFLLTLISGAFLPSAVPVSFDIVTMIVYGILLIVVAVLGALFSVRTIVKIDPLKAIGG